From the Candidatus Spechtbacterales bacterium genome, one window contains:
- a CDS encoding DUF192 domain-containing protein, with the protein MDNLKTKLNLKNIALGGVALLFTAALYFTATGAQQNEKQLSYVEIDGKKIEVELAQTPEEKIKGLSGRSSLSEGTGMLFTFDEKGRLTFWMKDMQFDLDFIWIADDTIVDTHKNVPAPKKGQTHLDTYSPSVPADKILEVGAGWITENFGNTDLRGGKINIFIQ; encoded by the coding sequence ATGGACAATCTAAAAACAAAACTTAATTTAAAAAACATCGCGCTGGGGGGCGTGGCGCTTCTGTTTACTGCCGCATTGTATTTTACAGCAACAGGCGCACAGCAAAATGAAAAACAACTATCTTACGTAGAAATAGACGGAAAAAAGATTGAGGTTGAATTAGCACAAACTCCGGAGGAAAAAATTAAAGGACTATCAGGAAGAAGTAGTCTCTCAGAAGGCACAGGAATGCTTTTTACTTTTGATGAAAAGGGCCGCCTGACATTCTGGATGAAGGATATGCAATTTGATTTGGATTTTATATGGATAGCCGATGATACTATTGTAGATACTCATAAAAATGTGCCCGCCCCAAAAAAAGGGCAGACACATCTTGATACATACTCACCGAGTGTACCCGCAGACAAAATACTTGAGGTAGGAGCCGGATGGATAACAGAAAACTTCGGCA
- a CDS encoding glycerophosphodiester phosphodiesterase family protein: MVYRIGHAGAAGHAPANTISSIKKALELEVDMVEFDVHLCHSGEVVVIHDKTVNRTTNGKGRVRDLPLSRLKELEVSEGDIYLLEKGKTESIPTLEEVLDVVDKRAEVNIEIKDVNAAGPVASVVSRYVEEKGWEAEDFIVSSFKTQALEIFRVACPDIKIGLLTFLPTRKTLRLAKKFKAYSINADYASLSESFVSLSHREGFKVFAFTADVPEDIEYLKTIGVDGIFSNYPERV; this comes from the coding sequence ATGGTATATAGAATAGGTCATGCAGGTGCGGCGGGACATGCTCCCGCTAATACAATAAGTTCAATAAAAAAAGCTTTGGAACTTGAAGTGGACATGGTTGAGTTTGACGTGCATTTGTGCCACAGCGGGGAAGTTGTCGTTATTCACGATAAAACCGTTAACAGGACAACTAACGGCAAAGGCAGGGTGCGCGACTTGCCTCTCAGCCGTCTTAAAGAACTCGAAGTATCAGAAGGGGATATATACCTTTTAGAGAAAGGTAAGACCGAGAGCATTCCCACCTTGGAAGAAGTACTTGATGTTGTGGACAAGAGGGCGGAAGTAAACATAGAGATAAAAGATGTTAACGCGGCCGGTCCTGTCGCCTCTGTTGTAAGCAGATATGTGGAAGAGAAGGGATGGGAGGCGGAAGATTTTATTGTGTCGTCATTTAAGACGCAAGCACTGGAGATATTTCGCGTAGCGTGCCCTGATATAAAAATAGGGTTACTCACCTTTTTGCCTACACGTAAAACATTAAGGCTCGCAAAAAAATTTAAGGCCTACTCTATTAACGCCGACTACGCCTCTCTTTCGGAGTCCTTTGTGTCTTTGTCCCACCGTGAGGGGTTTAAAGTATTTGCTTTTACAGCTGATGTCCCCGAAGACATAGAGTACTTAAAAACAATAGGCGTGGACGGGATATTTTCTAATTACCCCGAAAGGGTTTAA
- a CDS encoding deoxyribonuclease IV, producing the protein MKNKKPLLGAHVSVAGGVQNGILRAENIGAQVIQIHASSPRQWTAKAQKKENIDKYKELLREGKVEAVFLHAPYLINIASKDSVMIKKSTDALDGQIRLAEDLNAHGVVVHMGSVGMGNGKEGAAERAAGVIKDVLVKNPGAAYIILENSSGGGGKFGATAAEIGEVVKRVASDRVRICIDTAHAFGSGELEFSTAGVRHFFETYEKEAGKDKIALMHINDSKAEFGSFKDRHENIGDGLIGIEGFKILAQDKSAIKVPWVLEVPGIEGGGPDSENMRRIQSIFVK; encoded by the coding sequence ATGAAAAATAAAAAACCACTTCTCGGCGCTCATGTTTCTGTTGCGGGGGGAGTTCAAAATGGAATATTGCGAGCTGAGAATATAGGCGCTCAAGTAATTCAGATACACGCCTCCTCTCCGAGGCAATGGACAGCGAAAGCGCAAAAAAAAGAGAACATAGATAAATACAAAGAACTGTTGCGCGAGGGAAAAGTAGAAGCCGTGTTTTTGCACGCGCCTTATTTAATTAATATAGCAAGTAAAGACAGCGTTATGATTAAAAAATCCACAGACGCGCTTGACGGACAAATTCGTCTTGCTGAAGATTTGAACGCGCACGGTGTTGTGGTCCATATGGGTTCTGTTGGAATGGGTAATGGAAAAGAAGGTGCCGCCGAGCGTGCTGCGGGTGTCATAAAAGATGTTCTTGTAAAAAACCCCGGCGCGGCTTATATAATTCTTGAAAATTCTTCAGGTGGCGGAGGAAAGTTCGGTGCCACGGCTGCGGAAATTGGAGAGGTTGTAAAAAGGGTTGCTTCAGATCGTGTGCGTATCTGCATTGATACAGCGCATGCGTTTGGCTCCGGTGAGTTGGAATTTAGCACTGCCGGTGTAAGGCATTTTTTTGAAACTTATGAAAAAGAAGCCGGAAAGGACAAAATAGCCCTTATGCATATAAATGATTCTAAGGCTGAGTTCGGTTCATTTAAAGACAGGCATGAAAATATCGGCGACGGTTTAATAGGTATTGAGGGTTTTAAAATTCTTGCACAAGATAAGAGTGCCATAAAAGTGCCCTGGGTGTTAGAAGTTCCAGGCATTGAAGGTGGCGGTCCTGATAGCGAAAATATGCGCCGTATACAGTCTATTTTTGTTAAGTAA
- a CDS encoding diacylglycerol kinase: MKEDPSYYKEYSHTPLIDRFIHATRGIKNAWRKEPNFRIEAFVALLVFGAMLVLPLSNTERAVLVLVIALVLALEIVNSIFERVLDIIHPDFSEEVKKIKDTMAGVVLLASISSVIVGLFILTRPMINFDKFFHTSLESFRTDIWVNIAGIVSILGDWQSIVGIAAVLSVFLAHKKRHELLSFLVGATGIGAIFLYFLKWVFERQRPVAAGFNSVSDYSFPSGHVFMGTVLFFSVAFILSQVNYKKVYVWSVSVAVVLLIALSRVVLSAHWLSDIFGGFVFGVFWLLLWYGINHRLWNRELITKKNN; the protein is encoded by the coding sequence GTGAAAGAAGACCCTTCATATTATAAGGAATATTCCCATACCCCGCTCATTGACCGTTTTATTCATGCGACCCGGGGTATAAAAAATGCTTGGCGCAAGGAACCAAATTTTAGAATAGAAGCGTTTGTCGCTCTTCTCGTTTTTGGCGCCATGCTTGTATTGCCGCTTTCTAATACTGAGCGCGCGGTTTTAGTCTTGGTAATAGCTCTTGTTCTTGCTCTTGAAATAGTAAATTCTATTTTTGAAAGAGTGCTTGATATAATCCACCCTGATTTTTCTGAAGAAGTAAAAAAAATAAAAGACACAATGGCGGGGGTTGTTTTGTTAGCATCCATAAGCTCTGTTATTGTCGGCCTGTTTATTCTTACCCGGCCGATGATTAATTTTGATAAATTTTTTCACACAAGCTTAGAGAGTTTTCGTACAGATATATGGGTAAACATCGCCGGGATTGTATCTATATTAGGTGATTGGCAATCTATAGTTGGAATAGCCGCTGTTTTATCGGTATTTCTTGCACACAAAAAAAGACATGAGCTTCTTTCGTTTCTTGTGGGAGCAACAGGCATCGGGGCAATTTTTCTATATTTTTTAAAATGGGTCTTTGAAAGACAGCGTCCGGTCGCGGCCGGATTTAACAGTGTTAGCGATTACAGTTTCCCCAGTGGCCATGTGTTTATGGGGACAGTACTATTTTTTTCTGTGGCATTTATATTGAGTCAGGTAAACTATAAAAAAGTTTATGTGTGGTCGGTGTCTGTCGCGGTTGTTTTACTTATCGCGTTAAGCCGCGTTGTACTTTCTGCGCATTGGCTTTCCGACATTTTTGGTGGCTTCGTTTTTGGTGTTTTTTGGCTTCTTCTTTGGTACGGCATAAACCACAGATTGTGGAATAGGGAATTAATAACTAAAAAAAATAACTAA
- a CDS encoding cation:proton antiporter, with protein MTGGVFEIAIVVMVAAVLGVIVHLLKQPAFLAYIFAGVALSVFGVINAHNMELFETFSSLGIMFLLFLIGMEINYDSLRLVGKVSLILGLSQIIFTSSIGYIIAILFGFSVMASVYIAVALTFSSTIIIIKLLSERRQVHSLHGKISIGFLLVQDFVAMLILMVLAGMTNGGDVTGMSVAFAVVKGVALFALMLFLGRKIVPPILNKVAQSLEILFLTSLAWALGVAAAVSYLGFSIEIGGFLAGLALANSSEHYQISARVRSLRDFFILIFFVMLGLNFTFSGFSSIAVPVAVFSIFVLIGNPLIVMLIMRSMGYKKKTGFMTGTTVAQISEFSLIVVALGLGLGHVTEGVMSLVTAVGIITIVISTYAITYSDEIFEKIKPLLSVFEKKTASEKPLPPGNQKPILLVGGHRIGQNIAYQLSKDELLVVDFDPEIIKRLQKDGFNVLFGDISDEDIQEEAGLWEAKIVISTSPDLEANETILQSAKKSSDVHPFVVLRAETQMDAEYLYERGADYVILPHLTAGQSLGRVLAKGAYGELLVQLKERDIAQMANN; from the coding sequence ATGACAGGAGGCGTATTTGAAATAGCTATAGTTGTAATGGTAGCCGCTGTACTGGGTGTTATTGTACACCTTTTAAAACAGCCGGCATTTTTGGCATATATTTTTGCGGGGGTCGCGCTTAGTGTTTTTGGCGTTATAAACGCCCACAACATGGAGCTTTTTGAGACTTTTAGTAGTTTAGGAATAATGTTCCTCTTGTTTTTAATAGGGATGGAAATAAATTACGATTCTCTGCGGCTTGTGGGTAAAGTCTCTTTAATACTCGGTTTATCTCAGATAATTTTTACATCTTCTATTGGGTACATTATTGCCATACTCTTTGGCTTTTCGGTTATGGCCTCAGTTTATATAGCCGTAGCTCTTACTTTTTCCAGCACTATTATAATAATCAAATTGCTTTCTGAAAGAAGGCAGGTACACAGCTTGCATGGGAAAATAAGCATAGGCTTTTTGCTGGTACAGGACTTTGTAGCAATGCTTATTCTTATGGTGCTTGCGGGAATGACAAATGGCGGGGATGTTACCGGCATGAGTGTTGCCTTTGCTGTTGTTAAAGGTGTCGCGCTCTTTGCTTTAATGCTCTTTTTGGGTCGCAAGATTGTACCCCCTATATTAAATAAGGTAGCACAATCTCTTGAGATTCTTTTTCTTACAAGCCTCGCATGGGCGCTTGGTGTTGCTGCAGCTGTTTCTTATCTCGGGTTTTCCATTGAAATAGGAGGTTTTCTTGCAGGCTTAGCACTGGCAAATTCCTCGGAGCACTATCAGATATCTGCGCGCGTCCGCTCGCTTAGAGATTTTTTTATTTTGATATTTTTTGTGATGTTGGGCCTCAACTTTACTTTTTCGGGATTTTCAAGCATCGCGGTTCCTGTTGCAGTATTTTCAATTTTTGTTCTCATAGGAAACCCGCTTATAGTTATGCTGATAATGCGCTCTATGGGTTACAAGAAAAAGACGGGTTTTATGACCGGAACAACCGTTGCGCAAATTTCGGAGTTTAGTTTAATAGTGGTAGCGCTTGGGCTGGGATTGGGCCATGTAACAGAGGGGGTGATGTCCCTTGTTACCGCTGTTGGAATTATCACAATAGTTATCTCAACTTATGCAATCACGTATAGCGATGAGATATTTGAAAAGATAAAACCGCTTTTGAGTGTTTTTGAGAAAAAAACGGCCAGCGAAAAGCCTTTGCCGCCGGGAAATCAAAAACCAATACTCCTTGTAGGGGGACACAGGATTGGGCAAAACATAGCGTATCAGTTGTCTAAAGATGAACTGCTTGTTGTAGATTTTGATCCCGAAATAATAAAACGTCTTCAAAAAGACGGTTTTAATGTTCTGTTCGGTGATATTTCAGACGAAGATATACAGGAAGAAGCCGGTCTTTGGGAGGCAAAAATAGTTATATCTACAAGCCCGGACCTTGAAGCAAATGAGACTATATTACAAAGCGCTAAAAAAAGCTCGGACGTACACCCTTTTGTTGTATTGCGCGCTGAAACACAAATGGACGCTGAATATCTATACGAACGAGGCGCAGACTATGTAATTCTCCCACATCTTACAGCGGGACAGTCTCTCGGCAGAGTTTTGGCTAAAGGGGCATATGGAGAACTGCTTGTTCAGTTAAAAGAGCGCGATATAGCACAAATGGCAAATAATTAA
- a CDS encoding CAP domain-containing protein, giving the protein MKKFVQKFLNAVIPSKKNGYKPLLLSNQALASYAVLTMLASTLFYYTEGLHTPGMFARISQSIVVDQTNIQRQAQSQVSLKVNDKLVQAATMKAQDMIDRDYFSHNGPDGERPWVWLQRANYDYALAGENLAIDFFDPQTVVNAWMNSPSHARNILNDYFTDIGIGVAEGEFNGRQTTVVVMFLGREVSPTLQAVAITEPEPAPAPPTPPAPAPAPAPTPTPSPTPPAPAPEPAPESVFASGDTVENPSPEKIALVSRVNKSDVEKESERIKEKEVNGSAFVNAAESTNVSEFVSFEKSSVLVRNGLRVFMVGLIMVSAITGVKHPEGVKFAIPRVFLLGFLLSALSV; this is encoded by the coding sequence ATGAAAAAATTTGTACAAAAATTTTTGAATGCTGTAATTCCTTCTAAAAAGAATGGCTACAAACCATTGCTTTTGTCTAATCAGGCGCTTGCAAGCTATGCAGTTTTAACCATGCTTGCCTCGACACTTTTTTATTACACAGAAGGCCTGCATACGCCGGGTATGTTTGCGCGAATCAGCCAAAGTATTGTAGTGGACCAGACAAACATACAACGCCAAGCGCAAAGCCAGGTGTCCTTAAAGGTGAATGATAAACTTGTACAGGCCGCAACCATGAAAGCACAGGATATGATAGATAGAGATTATTTTTCTCACAATGGTCCTGATGGCGAGCGTCCGTGGGTGTGGCTTCAGCGTGCCAATTATGATTACGCGCTTGCCGGAGAGAATTTGGCAATAGATTTTTTTGACCCCCAAACTGTTGTAAATGCCTGGATGAACTCTCCATCGCACGCAAGAAATATTTTAAATGATTACTTTACTGATATCGGAATAGGCGTAGCGGAAGGGGAATTTAACGGAAGGCAAACAACTGTTGTTGTGATGTTTTTAGGAAGGGAGGTATCTCCAACACTACAAGCTGTAGCTATAACAGAACCGGAACCTGCTCCAGCTCCTCCCACTCCCCCTGCTCCGGCACCAGCACCCGCACCCACTCCCACTCCGTCACCCACTCCTCCAGCCCCTGCTCCGGAACCTGCTCCGGAATCAGTTTTTGCCTCCGGTGATACAGTGGAAAACCCTTCTCCTGAAAAAATTGCATTAGTATCCCGTGTTAACAAAAGTGACGTGGAAAAGGAAAGTGAACGCATAAAAGAAAAAGAGGTCAATGGATCAGCATTTGTTAATGCCGCAGAAAGTACTAATGTGAGTGAATTTGTTTCTTTTGAAAAGTCTTCCGTACTGGTGCGAAATGGGCTCCGTGTGTTTATGGTTGGGTTAATAATGGTATCTGCTATTACGGGTGTAAAACATCCTGAAGGTGTTAAGTTTGCAATACCAAGAGTTTTCTTGTTAGGGTTTTTACTTAGCGCGTTGTCTGTTTAA
- a CDS encoding DUF167 family protein: MKISVRVRVGSSVTKIEKIEEGSFLAYIKARPEKGKANKALAAALGEYFNIPPSSIRIISGQTSKNKIVELL; the protein is encoded by the coding sequence GTGAAAATATCTGTAAGAGTAAGGGTTGGATCATCAGTCACTAAAATAGAAAAAATTGAGGAAGGTAGTTTTTTAGCCTATATTAAAGCGCGACCCGAAAAAGGAAAAGCAAACAAGGCGCTTGCTGCAGCTCTTGGAGAATATTTTAATATACCACCTTCTTCCATCCGCATAATTTCAGGACAAACTTCAAAAAATAAAATAGTAGAACTGCTATAA
- a CDS encoding magnesium transporter has protein sequence MDKIKLKSKTRKEKHLPPDAAGHIMEIKIPAVLPDATMGDVRNLLSGNKFDTVNYIYVINKKRYLIGVFPVKEVFLKSVDTVVSKVMNSDPVSVSIYANSEHVALTALKHNIKAIPVVDVEDRLLGVVASDTILQILNDENIEDLLHSAGISPPDLSIFDSKGASVKMHVKKRLPWLVVGLFGGIVAALIISFFEEAIRAELALVAFIPAIVYIADAAGNQTQVLFIRTIALERNLDFKRYALKELKVVSILAVFLGFGFALAGFLWAFSSQVAIIVGTSVFMTVIVAMVVALALPLALQKRNFDPAIASGPFATVLRDITNLLIYFSIARIVFALYA, from the coding sequence ATGGATAAAATAAAACTAAAATCCAAGACGAGAAAGGAAAAACACCTCCCCCCCGATGCGGCAGGACACATTATGGAAATAAAAATTCCCGCGGTTTTACCTGATGCAACAATGGGTGACGTTAGAAATCTTTTATCCGGAAACAAATTTGATACGGTTAATTATATATATGTAATTAACAAGAAGAGGTATTTGATAGGAGTTTTTCCGGTAAAGGAGGTTTTTTTAAAAAGCGTTGATACTGTTGTGTCTAAGGTAATGAACTCGGACCCTGTATCGGTAAGTATTTATGCTAACAGCGAACACGTCGCACTAACAGCACTTAAACACAACATAAAAGCCATACCGGTCGTGGATGTAGAAGATAGGCTTTTGGGGGTTGTAGCATCTGATACTATTTTACAGATATTAAATGACGAGAACATAGAAGATCTTTTGCATTCCGCGGGTATATCTCCTCCTGACCTGAGTATTTTTGATTCAAAAGGAGCATCTGTTAAAATGCATGTTAAAAAAAGGCTGCCCTGGCTGGTCGTTGGTTTATTTGGCGGAATAGTTGCAGCTTTGATAATAAGTTTTTTTGAAGAGGCAATAAGGGCAGAATTAGCGCTGGTCGCATTTATTCCCGCTATAGTTTATATAGCGGACGCGGCAGGAAACCAAACTCAGGTGCTTTTTATACGCACCATAGCTCTTGAGCGCAATTTGGATTTTAAGCGTTATGCCCTAAAAGAACTTAAAGTTGTATCTATCTTAGCTGTCTTTCTTGGTTTTGGCTTTGCCCTGGCAGGGTTCCTTTGGGCATTTTCTTCTCAGGTTGCAATTATCGTGGGAACCTCCGTGTTTATGACGGTAATTGTGGCGATGGTGGTAGCTTTAGCTCTGCCCCTTGCTTTGCAAAAGAGAAATTTTGACCCCGCAATAGCCAGTGGTCCTTTTGCTACAGTGTTGCGGGATATTACAAACCTTTTAATTTACTTCAGTATAGCGCGCATAGTTTTTGCTCTGTACGCATAG
- a CDS encoding macro domain-containing protein — protein sequence MIKHIRGDISKIDADIIVNSADTKLNHSNGGISKVIAEAAGYLLVAESKALKQIPLGEIGMTRAGNLKAKNVYHIPTIDVEEGTTISYEDLEAVWRRALTWCKANQFDSIATPLLGSDCGLDPAKVKEVLVKVGSEYQFGNLEIIIVEHEGVE from the coding sequence ATGATAAAACACATACGCGGAGATATATCAAAAATAGATGCTGATATAATAGTAAACTCAGCAGATACAAAACTTAACCACTCTAACGGCGGAATTTCTAAGGTAATTGCCGAAGCGGCGGGGTATTTGCTTGTTGCAGAGAGCAAGGCACTTAAACAGATACCTTTAGGTGAAATCGGCATGACGCGCGCCGGAAATCTTAAAGCAAAAAATGTATATCATATTCCTACAATAGATGTGGAAGAGGGGACAACTATTTCCTACGAAGACCTGGAGGCAGTGTGGAGGCGCGCTCTAACATGGTGCAAGGCAAACCAGTTTGACAGCATCGCCACTCCGCTTCTTGGCTCAGATTGTGGCTTAGACCCCGCTAAAGTAAAAGAAGTTCTTGTGAAAGTCGGGTCCGAATATCAGTTCGGTAATCTGGAAATTATAATTGTAGAACACGAAGGGGTTGAATAA
- a CDS encoding PH domain-containing protein codes for MIDLLEGEKIVLQKRRHWYALATESSGLFLMALVPVLLILLGMSSPAVREIMTANWNLILFMASVWLLMVWMIFFVVWTNYYLDVLVVTNYRLIDIEQKGLFARDMAEVHLSRIQDVKVEVVGLLASLMDFGDIHVQTAGAEREVVITRIEHPHKVRDMISQYHMEVLNKR; via the coding sequence ATGATTGATTTACTTGAGGGCGAAAAAATAGTTTTACAAAAAAGGAGGCACTGGTACGCGCTTGCAACCGAAAGTTCCGGTTTATTCCTTATGGCTTTAGTACCTGTTCTTTTGATACTCCTGGGAATGTCTTCACCCGCTGTGCGCGAGATAATGACAGCAAATTGGAACTTGATACTGTTTATGGCATCCGTATGGCTGCTTATGGTCTGGATGATATTTTTTGTAGTTTGGACCAACTACTATCTGGATGTTTTAGTAGTTACAAATTACCGCCTTATAGATATAGAACAAAAAGGACTTTTTGCCCGTGATATGGCAGAGGTGCACCTAAGCCGGATACAGGATGTAAAAGTGGAGGTGGTAGGACTTCTTGCTTCTTTAATGGACTTTGGCGACATTCATGTGCAAACCGCGGGAGCAGAACGTGAGGTAGTGATAACCCGGATAGAACACCCCCATAAGGTTCGCGATATGATATCTCAGTATCACATGGAAGTGTTAAATAAAAGATAA
- a CDS encoding NUDIX domain-containing protein produces MFFDKSFGIIPFTKEGDEYRFLLVHQNTGHWSFPKGHPQVGETEIETAKREFREETGLNNVELIDGIQFKVRYFNKKMRYFNKKKRGWVFKTVKLFPGFLKHPQEPKLEVDEVQDYRWADFNEAINLLTYPNSKKILKKTQKYLENNFN; encoded by the coding sequence ATGTTTTTTGATAAATCTTTCGGTATAATTCCTTTTACAAAAGAAGGCGATGAATATCGCTTTCTTTTGGTACATCAAAATACCGGACATTGGTCGTTTCCAAAAGGCCACCCGCAAGTGGGTGAAACAGAAATAGAAACCGCAAAGCGCGAGTTTAGAGAAGAAACAGGATTAAATAATGTGGAGTTAATAGACGGCATTCAGTTTAAAGTGCGCTATTTTAACAAAAAGATGCGCTATTTTAATAAAAAGAAGAGGGGGTGGGTTTTTAAAACAGTTAAGCTCTTCCCCGGTTTTTTAAAGCATCCTCAAGAGCCCAAATTAGAGGTCGACGAGGTGCAGGATTATAGGTGGGCGGACTTCAATGAGGCAATAAATCTTTTAACTTACCCAAACTCTAAAAAGATACTTAAAAAAACACAGAAATATCTTGAGAACAATTTTAACTAA
- a CDS encoding NADAR family protein, translating to MHGLDNEKQILFYEQEFYVFSNFSSFKLSWKGYDWMTSEHAYHSEKFDDPELVEGLKSARSAHDSMKLAYANRDKYRKDWDDIKLGVMKEILHAKVEQHPYVKKKLLESGDRELIENSWRDDYWGWGPNRGGANHLGKLWMEVREEVRAGGK from the coding sequence ATGCACGGATTAGACAACGAAAAACAAATACTTTTTTACGAGCAAGAATTTTATGTATTCTCAAATTTTTCTTCGTTTAAGCTAAGCTGGAAAGGTTATGACTGGATGACATCTGAGCATGCTTATCATTCAGAAAAATTTGATGACCCCGAGCTCGTGGAAGGATTAAAGAGTGCTCGTTCTGCTCATGATTCAATGAAGTTGGCATACGCAAACAGAGATAAATATAGAAAAGATTGGGATGATATAAAATTAGGTGTTATGAAAGAAATACTGCATGCTAAAGTTGAACAGCATCCGTATGTAAAAAAGAAACTGCTTGAATCCGGCGACAGAGAACTTATTGAAAATTCATGGCGAGACGATTACTGGGGCTGGGGACCAAACAGAGGCGGCGCCAACCATCTTGGTAAGTTGTGGATGGAAGTACGCGAGGAGGTGCGCGCAGGTGGAAAATAG
- a CDS encoding DUF6624 domain-containing protein → MERFEYSKIEKERFDALAIEILDMAKKDQELRLSGNEKDNEDAEWRQEYRNLDMANTKRLKEIIGEIGWPVISKVGEEASHAAWLLVQHARDENLNIDIEFQKQALELMKEVQEGDVNKANIAYLEDRILISQDKPQLYGTQHELKDGEWTPMQTADIEKVNERRKEMGMPPVEEATEKLNESAKSSLK, encoded by the coding sequence ATGGAAAGATTTGAATACAGTAAAATAGAAAAAGAACGATTTGACGCTCTTGCTATCGAGATTTTGGATATGGCGAAAAAGGATCAGGAGTTGCGTCTTTCAGGAAATGAAAAAGATAACGAAGATGCTGAGTGGCGCCAGGAATACAGAAATCTGGATATGGCCAATACAAAGCGCTTAAAAGAAATTATAGGAGAGATTGGCTGGCCGGTAATTTCTAAAGTGGGTGAGGAGGCATCACACGCGGCATGGCTTTTGGTGCAGCATGCAAGGGATGAAAATTTAAATATAGATATAGAGTTCCAGAAGCAGGCACTGGAATTGATGAAAGAGGTACAGGAGGGCGATGTAAATAAAGCAAATATTGCGTATTTGGAAGACAGGATATTAATTAGCCAGGACAAGCCTCAGCTTTACGGCACTCAGCATGAGCTAAAAGACGGCGAGTGGACTCCCATGCAAACCGCTGACATAGAGAAAGTAAACGAGCGCAGAAAAGAAATGGGCATGCCCCCAGTGGAGGAAGCTACAGAAAAATTGAACGAAAGCGCAAAGAGTAGCCTGAAATAA
- a CDS encoding methyltransferase domain-containing protein has translation MNMQTSISDTGVYLERMSKPLQEKLRVAHYIPNSAQAVLDVGCADGTVTIALAQMFPKIQFCGIDLEEDFIKKAKQRAKEEGFKNVDFEKVYLRDLLARSQRFDSVVFISVLHEFYSYGEGVSSILKALADAHELLKPEGRIIIRDMILNEYTKSTKFRVGDVVKKVRDKKDTAGRIGDFEKYHGPLDSIYSLNHFLLKYFYTENWEREVKEHYVPVTFEQYAQAFDFLGMDLQVQDSYLIPFLKQKWQDDFALTEEELSSFRSTGFLVARK, from the coding sequence ATGAACATGCAAACATCTATATCAGACACCGGAGTATATCTGGAACGCATGAGTAAACCCCTGCAGGAAAAGCTTCGCGTAGCCCACTACATACCCAACAGTGCTCAGGCTGTTTTAGATGTCGGCTGTGCGGACGGTACAGTGACCATTGCCTTGGCACAGATGTTTCCGAAGATTCAATTTTGTGGCATAGATCTGGAAGAGGATTTTATAAAAAAAGCCAAACAGAGGGCAAAGGAAGAGGGTTTTAAAAATGTGGATTTTGAAAAGGTATATCTGCGCGATCTCTTGGCGCGCAGTCAACGTTTTGACTCTGTGGTGTTTATTTCTGTACTGCATGAATTCTACAGCTATGGGGAGGGAGTATCATCTATTCTCAAAGCATTGGCAGACGCGCATGAACTTTTAAAACCTGAAGGCAGGATAATAATCCGGGATATGATATTGAATGAATATACAAAAAGTACAAAATTCCGGGTGGGCGATGTCGTCAAAAAGGTAAGGGATAAAAAAGACACAGCAGGGCGAATAGGAGATTTTGAAAAATACCACGGACCTTTGGATAGTATTTATTCCCTGAACCATTTTCTTTTGAAATATTTTTACACAGAGAACTGGGAGCGAGAAGTTAAAGAGCATTACGTTCCGGTAACTTTTGAACAGTATGCACAGGCCTTTGATTTTTTGGGGATGGATTTACAGGTGCAGGATTCTTACCTGATACCTTTTTTAAAACAAAAGTGGCAGGATGACTTTGCTCTAACGGAAGAAGAGTTAAGCAGTTTTAGAAGCACCGGTTTTTTAGTGGCAAGAAAATAA